In Kordia antarctica, the following proteins share a genomic window:
- a CDS encoding MBL fold metallo-hydrolase, with the protein MTVEQIYTGCLAQGAYYIESNGEVAIIDPLREVQPYIDKAQKQNAKIKYIFETHFHADFVSGHVTLAKKTGAPIIFGPNAKPSFEATIAKDFQEFPLGDCTIIALHTPGHTMESTTYLLRDKNGKDHAIFSGDTLFLGDVGRPDLAQKLGNITIEDLADYLYDSLREKIMPLADDVIVYPAHGAGSACGKNMMKETVDSLGNQKKMNYALRADMTKEEFIKEVTDGLLPPPNYFPDNVRLNKEGYDDISEVLKRGVNPLSPEIFEMFAKQTSAIVLDVRHQDDFVKGHIPRSIFIGLDGSFAPWVGALIADIKQPILLITPEGREKEAVTRLSRVGFDHTLGFLKGGFNAWKKAAKEYDTMSSISTANFQEVFNKNSQVFDVRKESEFKSEHVLDAKNTPLDYLNDHLSEFPNDKPFYVHCAGGYRSVIAASILKSRGIHNIINVEGGFKTIKETDIPVSAFVCPSTL; encoded by the coding sequence ATGACTGTTGAACAAATTTACACAGGCTGCCTAGCACAAGGCGCATATTATATAGAAAGTAATGGCGAAGTTGCTATTATTGATCCGTTACGCGAAGTACAACCGTACATTGACAAAGCACAAAAACAAAACGCGAAAATTAAATATATTTTTGAAACACATTTTCATGCAGATTTTGTCAGCGGACATGTCACACTTGCTAAAAAAACAGGCGCGCCAATTATATTTGGGCCAAACGCAAAACCATCTTTCGAAGCAACGATTGCCAAAGATTTTCAAGAATTTCCTTTGGGAGATTGTACAATTATTGCATTGCATACGCCAGGTCATACTATGGAAAGTACCACGTATTTATTACGTGATAAAAACGGAAAAGATCACGCAATATTTAGTGGTGACACTTTATTTTTAGGCGATGTTGGAAGACCCGATTTAGCACAAAAATTAGGCAATATTACCATTGAAGATTTAGCAGATTATTTGTACGATAGCTTGCGCGAAAAAATTATGCCGTTAGCCGATGATGTCATTGTATATCCTGCGCATGGAGCAGGTTCTGCATGTGGAAAAAACATGATGAAAGAAACGGTTGACTCTTTAGGGAATCAGAAGAAAATGAATTACGCTTTGCGTGCTGACATGACAAAAGAAGAATTTATCAAAGAAGTCACTGACGGATTGCTTCCGCCGCCAAATTATTTTCCAGACAATGTGCGACTCAACAAAGAAGGTTATGACGATATTTCTGAAGTTTTAAAACGCGGAGTTAACCCATTATCTCCAGAAATATTTGAAATGTTTGCAAAACAAACCAGCGCAATCGTATTAGATGTTCGTCATCAAGATGATTTTGTAAAAGGACACATTCCGCGCTCCATTTTTATAGGATTGGACGGAAGTTTTGCACCTTGGGTTGGCGCATTAATTGCCGATATAAAACAACCAATTTTATTAATAACGCCAGAAGGTCGTGAAAAAGAAGCAGTAACACGTTTATCAAGAGTTGGCTTTGATCATACATTAGGTTTTTTAAAAGGCGGATTTAACGCTTGGAAAAAAGCAGCCAAAGAATACGATACGATGAGCTCTATTTCAACAGCGAATTTTCAAGAAGTATTCAATAAAAATAGTCAAGTTTTTGATGTGCGTAAAGAAAGTGAATTCAAATCTGAACACGTTTTAGATGCCAAAAATACACCTCTAGATTACCTCAACGATCATCTGAGTGAATTTCCAAACGATAAGCCTTTTTATGTGCATTGTGCAGGCGGTTACAGAAGTGTCATTGCAGCATCCATTTTAAAAAGTAGAGGAATTCATAACATCATCAATGTAGAAGGCGGTTTCAAAACCATCAAAGAAACTGACATTCCAGTTTCAGCATTCGTTTGTCCTTCAACTTTATAA
- a CDS encoding class I SAM-dependent methyltransferase: MKQQVLTKILGNADIYLIDQIMKGRYQTNDIVLDAGCGSGRNLQYFHESGHIFYAIDTNAEHIEYLQKLYPKQAANFTVSSLENMSFLDNKFDHIICNAVLHFARSNAHFKQMFAELVRVLKKNGSLFIRMTSDIGVEGKATLLKDGVYFLPDETERFLLTRSLLYELMETHQLSFLELVKSTNVQDLRSMTTLVLRK; the protein is encoded by the coding sequence ATGAAGCAACAAGTATTGACTAAAATTTTAGGAAACGCAGATATTTATTTGATCGATCAAATTATGAAAGGTCGCTATCAAACGAACGATATTGTCTTGGATGCAGGTTGCGGAAGTGGACGAAACTTGCAGTATTTCCACGAAAGTGGACATATATTTTATGCAATTGATACCAACGCGGAACACATTGAATATTTGCAGAAACTGTATCCTAAACAGGCTGCTAATTTTACAGTTTCGTCATTAGAAAATATGTCGTTTTTGGACAATAAATTCGATCATATTATTTGTAATGCCGTGTTGCATTTCGCGAGAAGCAACGCACATTTTAAGCAAATGTTTGCAGAATTGGTGCGCGTACTTAAAAAAAATGGCAGTTTGTTTATACGAATGACTTCCGATATTGGCGTAGAAGGAAAGGCAACACTTTTAAAAGATGGCGTCTATTTTTTGCCAGATGAAACCGAACGTTTTTTATTAACGCGAAGTTTGCTTTATGAACTAATGGAAACACATCAACTTTCTTTTTTGGAATTGGTAAAAAGCACCAACGTGCAAGATTTACGAAGTATGACAACGTTGGTGTTGAGGAAGTAA
- a CDS encoding YeeE/YedE family protein, which yields MDWIYEPWPWYISGFMIALIMFLLIMVGKNFGMSGNLRTICTICGSGRKVDFFKFDWKAQRWNLIVVLGAIIGGFIANHFLTLEATIALNPNTIADLQTLGFENAGETYMPTELFSSSVFTDIKSLLVLVIGGFLVGFGARYAGGCTSGHAISGLSNLQLPSLIAVIGFFVGGLTMIHLIFPLIF from the coding sequence ATGGATTGGATTTATGAACCTTGGCCTTGGTATATTTCAGGCTTTATGATTGCTTTAATCATGTTTTTACTAATTATGGTTGGAAAGAATTTTGGCATGTCTGGAAATCTTCGCACGATTTGTACAATCTGCGGAAGCGGAAGAAAAGTTGATTTTTTTAAATTCGATTGGAAAGCACAACGTTGGAATTTAATCGTAGTATTAGGCGCAATTATTGGCGGATTTATCGCGAATCATTTTTTAACGCTAGAAGCTACAATCGCCTTAAACCCGAATACAATTGCCGATTTACAAACCTTAGGATTTGAAAATGCAGGCGAAACATATATGCCAACTGAATTGTTTTCGTCTTCAGTTTTTACTGATATTAAAAGCCTTTTAGTATTAGTTATTGGCGGATTTCTTGTCGGTTTTGGCGCACGCTATGCTGGCGGATGCACATCAGGACACGCTATTTCAGGATTGAGTAATTTACAATTACCATCTTTAATTGCCGTAATCGGATTCTTCGTTGGCGGATTGACAATGATTCATTTAATTTTCCCTTTAATTTTTTAA
- a CDS encoding DUF6691 family protein, whose protein sequence is MKRTIIYLLIGILFGITMFKSEAASWFRIYEMFRFEAFHMYGIIGTALFLGLVTIQVIKRFKIKSFYGEKIHFPPKQKSFARYAFGGILFGLGWALAGACPGPMFTLLGAGFLPILIVILASILGTFVYGLLKDRLPH, encoded by the coding sequence ATGAAAAGAACTATTATATATTTATTGATCGGAATTTTGTTTGGAATTACCATGTTTAAATCGGAAGCCGCTTCTTGGTTTCGTATTTATGAAATGTTCAGGTTTGAAGCTTTTCATATGTATGGAATTATTGGAACTGCACTTTTTTTAGGATTAGTAACGATTCAAGTTATTAAGCGTTTCAAGATAAAATCATTTTACGGTGAGAAAATTCATTTTCCACCAAAACAGAAAAGTTTTGCACGTTATGCGTTTGGCGGAATTTTATTTGGATTAGGTTGGGCGTTGGCTGGCGCATGTCCTGGGCCAATGTTTACGTTACTCGGCGCAGGGTTTTTACCTATTTTAATTGTAATTTTGGCTTCGATTTTAGGAACGTTTGTATATGGTTTGTTGAAGGATAGGTTGCCGCATTAA
- a CDS encoding response regulator transcription factor: MKLKIAIAEDNHFLAKAVIEKLSFFDDFVFKFKAANGAELIGKLEANHNIDVILMDIQMPEMDGIKATEIIKEKHPQIKIIMLTVFDDEENIFRAIQAGADGYLLKEINAENIHKSILEVVNDGAPMSPSIALKALKLLRNPLTIAEDESIEKVKLTKRETDVLLQLSKGLNYNEIAENLFISSGTIRKHVENIYRKLQVHNKMEAVQKAKSQKLI, from the coding sequence ATGAAACTCAAAATAGCCATCGCAGAAGACAATCATTTTTTGGCAAAAGCCGTGATAGAAAAGTTATCTTTTTTTGATGATTTTGTGTTTAAATTTAAAGCGGCAAATGGTGCAGAATTGATTGGAAAATTAGAAGCGAATCATAATATTGATGTTATTTTGATGGACATTCAAATGCCAGAAATGGATGGAATTAAAGCAACAGAAATTATCAAAGAGAAACATCCGCAAATAAAAATTATTATGTTGACGGTTTTTGACGATGAAGAAAATATATTCAGAGCAATTCAAGCTGGTGCAGATGGTTATTTATTGAAAGAAATCAATGCGGAAAACATTCACAAATCAATCTTAGAAGTTGTGAACGATGGCGCACCAATGTCGCCAAGTATTGCATTGAAAGCATTGAAATTACTGAGAAATCCATTAACAATCGCAGAAGACGAATCTATTGAAAAAGTAAAACTCACCAAACGCGAAACAGATGTTTTATTACAATTAAGCAAAGGTTTGAATTATAACGAAATTGCAGAAAATCTATTTATTTCTTCAGGAACGATTCGAAAACACGTAGAAAATATCTACCGAAAATTACAAGTTCATAACAAAATGGAAGCGGTTCAGAAAGCGAAATCGCAGAAGTTGATTTGA
- a CDS encoding tetratricopeptide repeat-containing sensor histidine kinase, which produces MKQHILTFLLLFSIALIGQNAAVNSAKAKKEAIVLFETYEQKSEEFHQNHKYDSVKVYLGKLDALLPQIKDSSYTYRADLIRGSVLTRNTQSDKAMNVLLKAVEFFKLQEDYPNYYRGRYKMGICYYYVNRRGEAKKMMLEVLENTQYVTEDLATSALANIASINIELGAEPKDTLLLNDAIRKLNSANLVNRKNKNYTKLASNYSLLAESYNQLEDKQKAIQLLDSAIYFAQKNENLVEEGFALIKKANLLTKNKQYVPAKKMFNKAIKIYTGGEYNPLLLYAYREKWNMFVLKENFKAATSLGDSINKLSIINYNKRFADGISEAEIKYKTAEKEREIFVNRVDLAEKELLLQKRQFQIYGALGLALIFCILGYLFYNQQKLKNRQLVKENKLKVALREIETQNKLQEQRLRISRDLHDNIGAQLSFIISSIDNLKYASKETSTEFKDKLAYISEFTLATIDQLRDTIWAMNKDEISITDLQSRVLAFIEKAKVAKQNIKFEFDNGVTSPILFSAIEGMHLFRVVQESINNSLKYAEATLIKVHFNEVDNQLILSVKDNGIGFEKETVQLGNGLYNMQKRMDEINANIDIQSELQKGTTITVKVQMINAKF; this is translated from the coding sequence ATGAAACAGCACATACTCACATTTTTACTATTATTTTCGATTGCACTAATTGGGCAAAATGCAGCGGTAAATTCGGCGAAAGCCAAAAAAGAAGCCATTGTATTATTTGAAACGTACGAACAGAAAAGTGAAGAATTCCATCAAAATCACAAATACGATTCCGTGAAAGTCTATTTGGGAAAGTTAGATGCGTTATTGCCACAAATTAAAGATTCATCCTATACGTACAGAGCAGACTTAATAAGAGGTTCCGTGTTGACACGCAATACACAATCGGATAAAGCGATGAACGTGTTGCTAAAAGCTGTTGAATTTTTCAAATTGCAAGAAGATTATCCAAATTACTATCGCGGACGCTATAAAATGGGTATTTGTTATTACTATGTAAACAGGCGTGGAGAAGCGAAAAAGATGATGTTAGAAGTGCTGGAAAATACGCAATATGTTACTGAAGATTTGGCTACAAGCGCATTAGCAAATATTGCTTCAATCAACATTGAATTGGGAGCGGAACCAAAAGATACATTGTTACTTAATGATGCAATTCGAAAATTAAATAGTGCCAATTTAGTCAATAGAAAAAATAAAAACTATACCAAACTTGCGTCTAATTATAGTTTACTAGCAGAATCGTATAATCAGTTAGAGGACAAGCAAAAAGCAATTCAATTATTGGATAGTGCAATTTACTTCGCTCAAAAAAATGAAAATTTAGTAGAAGAAGGCTTTGCGTTGATTAAAAAAGCAAACTTACTCACAAAAAATAAGCAATACGTGCCAGCTAAAAAAATGTTCAATAAAGCTATTAAAATATATACTGGTGGCGAGTACAATCCGTTATTATTATACGCATACAGAGAAAAATGGAACATGTTCGTATTGAAAGAAAATTTCAAAGCGGCAACCAGTTTGGGCGACTCTATTAACAAATTGAGTATTATAAATTATAACAAGCGTTTTGCCGATGGAATTTCGGAAGCGGAAATCAAATACAAAACTGCCGAAAAAGAACGCGAAATATTTGTGAATCGTGTTGATCTTGCTGAAAAAGAATTATTGTTACAAAAACGACAATTTCAAATTTATGGTGCGCTTGGTTTGGCGTTAATATTCTGCATTTTAGGATATCTATTTTACAATCAACAAAAATTAAAGAACAGACAATTAGTTAAAGAAAACAAGCTAAAAGTTGCGCTTAGAGAAATAGAAACGCAAAACAAATTGCAAGAACAACGTTTGCGAATTTCGCGTGATTTACACGATAATATTGGTGCGCAATTATCGTTTATTATTTCATCAATTGACAACTTAAAATATGCTTCTAAAGAAACTTCAACCGAATTCAAGGACAAGTTGGCTTATATTAGTGAATTTACTTTAGCAACTATTGATCAATTGCGCGACACGATTTGGGCAATGAACAAAGATGAAATTTCCATTACTGACTTGCAAAGCAGAGTGTTGGCGTTTATTGAAAAAGCAAAAGTTGCGAAGCAAAATATAAAATTTGAATTTGATAATGGAGTAACATCGCCAATACTATTTTCGGCAATTGAAGGAATGCATTTATTCAGAGTTGTGCAAGAATCGATTAACAATTCGCTAAAATATGCTGAAGCAACATTGATAAAAGTACATTTTAACGAAGTTGACAATCAATTGATACTAAGTGTAAAAGACAACGGAATCGGTTTTGAAAAAGAAACCGTTCAACTCGGAAACGGATTGTACAATATGCAAAAACGTATGGACGAAATTAACGCGAATATTGATATTCAATCTGAGTTACAAAAAGGAACAACGATTACGGTAAAAGTACAAATGATAAATGCTAAATTTTAA
- a CDS encoding DUF6498-containing protein: MKEKINIHIIPNRQNAFIWFNVLFVATLLLTGETNAFSIVMAYFMETLIIGAIHVFKMFIILKYANANGVERTQNNGGGMILFFIFHYTFFVAIQSMFVFVLLEMKDPKIDPFSIFENVTYIFQNYDGIYPILISLAVFNIADFYLNFLMPKAYEKISIEKSILSPYGRIFVQQFAVILGFFFFIFSFALDIIALLIVGIKATVDFYIVSNPEKNPFKGKIDLSKMKNP; encoded by the coding sequence ATGAAAGAAAAAATAAACATACACATCATTCCCAATCGTCAAAACGCATTCATTTGGTTCAACGTCCTTTTTGTGGCAACCTTATTACTCACAGGAGAAACGAATGCGTTTTCGATTGTAATGGCGTACTTTATGGAAACGCTTATCATTGGCGCGATTCACGTATTCAAAATGTTCATAATACTAAAGTATGCCAATGCAAATGGCGTTGAACGAACACAGAATAATGGTGGCGGAATGATTCTCTTTTTCATCTTTCATTACACTTTTTTTGTAGCAATTCAGTCCATGTTTGTATTTGTATTGCTCGAAATGAAAGATCCAAAAATTGATCCATTCAGCATATTTGAAAATGTGACGTATATTTTTCAAAACTATGACGGTATTTACCCAATCCTAATTTCCCTCGCTGTATTTAATATTGCAGATTTTTACCTTAATTTTTTAATGCCCAAAGCTTACGAAAAGATATCAATAGAAAAAAGTATTTTAAGTCCTTACGGGAGAATTTTCGTGCAGCAATTTGCCGTGATACTTGGATTTTTCTTCTTCATCTTTTCGTTTGCATTGGACATTATTGCGTTACTTATTGTTGGAATCAAAGCCACCGTTGACTTTTATATTGTATCAAATCCAGAGAAAAATCCGTTCAAGGGTAAAATTGACTTATCCAAAATGAAAAATCCTTAA